A window of Apium graveolens cultivar Ventura chromosome 8, ASM990537v1, whole genome shotgun sequence contains these coding sequences:
- the LOC141677920 gene encoding axial regulator YABBY 1-like: MSSFSSSSSLSSPDNLAPPSSEKLCYVHCNICDTVLAVSVPCSSLFKTVTVRCGHCTNLLPVNMRALLLPSANQLHLGHHSFFPPSHHNLLEDIPNSNPNYLINQANLINEFSLSTRAGRFDEIHRPPVINRPPEKRQRVPSAYNRFIKDEIQRIKAANPDISHREAFSAAAKNWAHFPHIHFGQLTADQTTAKKTTPAVCQQENADDILINKDGFFTSANIGVSPY; encoded by the exons ATGTCTTCTTTTTCCTCAAGCTCTTCCTTGTCATCTCCTGACAATCTCGCTCCTCCATCCTCCGAGAAGCTCTGTTATGTCCATTGCAATATCTGCGACACTGTCCTTGCT GTGAGTGTTCCTTGCTCTAGTTTGTTTAAGACGGTGACTGTGCGATGCGGCCACTGTACTAACCTCCTTCCAGTAAACATGCGGGCACTACTTTTGCCTTCCGCTAATCAACTTCATTTGGGTCATCACTCCTTTTTTCCTCCTAGCCATCACAACCTTCTG GAAGATATTCCAAACTCAAACCCGAACTACCTGATCAATCAAGCTAATCTGATAAATGAGTTCTCTCTATCAACTAGAGCTGGTAGGTTTGATGAAATTCATAGGCCTCCGGTAATTAACAGAC CTCCGGAGAAGAGACAGCGAGTCCCCTCTGCCTACAATCGGTTTATTAA GGATGAAATTCAACGAATCAAAGCAGCAAATCCAGATATCAGCCACAGAGAAGCATTTAGTGCTGCGGCTAAGAAT TGGGCACATTTTCCACACATCCATTTTGGTCAATTGACTGCTGATCAAACTACTGCCAAGAAGACCACTCCTGCTGTGTGCCAACAG GAAAATGCAGATGATATCCTCATAAATAAAGATGGTTTTTTCACTTCAGCTAACATTGGTGTCTCTCCATACTAA